In Armatimonadota bacterium, the sequence TGCTGATCGCGGAGGATGTGGATGGCGAAGCGTTGGCAACCCTGGTGGTCAACAAGATCCGCGGAAACATAACCAGCTGCGCCGTTAAGGCGCCCGGTTTCGGTGACCGGCGCAAGGCGATGATGGGTGACATTGCCGTGCTGACCGGCGGCCAGTTCGTAACCGAAGACCTCGGAATGAAGCTGGAGAACGTGGAGCTGGATGCCCTTGGCGGCGCCAAGCGTGTTGTGCTGACCAAGGACGACACCACCATCGTTGGCGGCAGCGGCAAGTCCGCCGCGATCAAGGGCCGGATCGCTGAGATCAAGCGCTCGATCGACGAAACCGAGAGCGACTACGATCGCGAGAAGCTGCAGGAGCGTCTTGCCAAGCTGTCCGGCGGCGTGGCCGTGATCCAGGTTGGCGCCAGCACCGAGACGGAGCTGAAGGAGAAGAAGTCACGCATCGACGATGCGATGCATGCCACACGGGCAGCCGTCGAAGAAGGCATTGTGCCTGGAGGCGGTATCGCGCTGCTCAATGCCGCGCTCGTGCTGGAGAAGCTCAATCTGCCAGGCGATCAACAGATCGGCGTCAACATCGTGAAGCGCGCGGTGGAAGAGCCGCTCCGTCAGATCGCGGAGAATGCCGGTCTCGAGGGCAGCGTGGTTGTGGACGCTGTCAAGGGCCACAAGAAAGGGCATGGCCTCAACGCTCAGACCGGAGTGTACGAGGACCTTGTGGCGGCCGGCGTGGTTGACCCAGCCAAAGTTGTCCGCACGGCGCTGCAGAATGCCGGATCGATCGCGGGCATGATCCTCACGACCGAGTGCCTGATCACCGAGAAGAAGGAAGAGACGCCACCGCCTCCCCCAGGTGGCGGCGGCGGTCACGGAATGTACTGACGCCCTCGCGTCAGGGCCGATGACGGGCGGGCCGGCAACATGCCGGCCCGCCCGTTTCCATTTAAACCAGGCAGTACAAGAGTGCGTTCGCGCGGTGAAACCGTGTGTTTCGTGGTTAAATCTAGGTGGCTCCGTCCATTGGCCGGACCTGGAACCGCCTCTTGCCGACCCACCAATCCCCACCAGCCCTCCGCTACCTGCTTCCACTGATCGCCGGCTTTGCGGTGGTTGGCAGCGCTCCGGCGGCCCGCGCACAAACGCCGCAGGCTGCCGCGCCACCAGGTAGTGCGCCGGCGATACGTATCCTCAAGTTCAAGAGTCTGCACTACGACGGCGCCACCGGGGCGATTGCGTCGAGCGGCGATGTGACGGTGCATTACCGCCCGCAAGGTTCTGAAGAACCGGTGACGCTCACCACGCATTCGCTGAACTATACGGCGGGGCGCGGCGTCGCGTCCGCGCCCGGTCCTGTTACCCTTACGCGGGTTGACGGCGCATTCAGCGGTACCGGGCTGCAATATGACTTTGTTAGCGGCGCGGGCCTGTTATCGCACGCGCGCCTGGATGCTCCCGGCCTGCATGTAACCGGCGCGCGCATCCAGCGGTTCGAAGATGGCTCCATCGACGTGATCAACGGCACGCTCACCACATGCGATCGCACGAACCCCGACTACCATCTCCGGGCAAACCGGCTGCACATGACGCCGCAGCGCATCGTCTCTGCCGACCACATCACGCTCTTCGCAGGTCGAACGGCGCTGATAACGCTGCCCTACTTGCGGCGCAACCTGAACATTGAGTCAAACGCGCCCACGCCGCTGCCGGGCTACGACGGGCAGGATGGCGTTACGCTGCGGATTGCCGATGCGCCGATCCAGACACGACGATTTGGCCTCGACTACGATCTGCGCTTTGGTGTGATTCACCCTCCATCGGGATACGTTGCCGCGCAGACCGGTTTATCCGGCCAGGCTACACCTGCTCCACGCGGATTCTTGCCCGACATGGCCGACCCGCTGCGGGGCTTCCTGGAGCAGCTGACACCGCCCACCTACCTTGAATATGCCGCCAGCCGACTTCCCGGACCGCTGGCGCCGGCTACCACAGCCGCACTCATCCTCGAGAATGGGCTCTATGTTATCAACCGGCGGCGCACCGACCTGCGGGTTGCACGGCTTCCTGAGATCGCCATTCAAGCATCCAACTTACTAGGTCACGGCGCTCCCGAGAGCACGAACGGCAGTCAGGTTCAGGGCGCATCCGATCTGGTGAACGCGCGCGCGCCGGGCGCGCCCTTTCTGCTGAATCTGGACGCGGACCTGAGCAGCATCAACGAGACTCCCACCAACGCGCACGGCACGCGCCTGGATGTGCGCATCAGCGCGGCTTCGCAGCCGCTGATGTTGGGACGGCGCATCAGCGCCAGGGCCGGGATCAGCAACTGGGCAAATGCCTACTCCGACGGGAATCTGTACGACCTGGTGTCGCCGGAGGTGGAGCTGAACTTCCTTCCGACATCCACGTCTCTGCTGGATGTTGGCTACCGGTACCTCTCCGACGCCGGCCGGACGCCGTTTGCGTTTGATCGGCGCGATCTGCGTCATGAACTTCGGCTGCAGTACCAGGTTGGCGGCCCGTGGGCATTCGGGATCGTTTCCAAGATGGACATGGAGCGGACCCGTTTCTACGACGGCGAATTGACGGTTGTGCGCAACTTTGACTGCATGCAGGTTGGTGTGGCCTATCGGGTTCGCACGCGGTCTGTCTCGATCATCTTCTCCTTGCTGCCGGGGGCGCTGGTTCACCGGAAGTAGCAGCGATCTTCCGGTCTGCGTGCAGGCGGTGGGAGTTGCTGCGCGCGCTTTTTTAGCCGCCTCCGCGCCATAATCTCGTGCACACCACACCCGGTAGGCACAGAAAGCCACCCTCCACATGCCAGCTACGTCACTCGAATCGATCGTCTCACTCTGCAAGCGTCGCGGCTTCATCTTCGCAGGCAGCGACATCTACGGCGGCTTGCAGGGCACCTTCGACTACGGTCCGCTCGGCGTTGAACTCAAGAACAACCTGAAGCGACTCTGGTGGCGCCACAACGTGTACGAGCGCGATGACATCGAGGGCATTGATACCGCCATCCTGATGAACCACCTCGTGTGGCTCTACTCCGGCCATGAAGAGACCTTTGTGGATCCCCTTGTCGACTGCAAAAAGTGCAAGGGCCGCTTTCGGGCGGATAAGCTGGGAGAATCGGTCTGCCTGCTGGAACCCGGCAAGCGACCGGGTGAGTGCGGTGGTGAGCTGACCGAATCGCGCGCGTTCAACATGATGTTCAAGACTCAGGTGGGCCCGGTTGCAGATAGCGAGTCGTTCGCCTATCTCCGTCCAGAAACCGCCCAGGGCATGTTCGTCAACTTCAACAACGTAGTTCAATCCACGAATCGTAAACTGCCCTTCGGCATCGCTCAAATCGGCAAATCGTTCCGCAACGAGATAACGCCGCGTAACTTTCTGTTTCGTCTCCGCGAACTGGAGCAGATGGAGATTGAGTACTTCGTGCGGCCGGATGAGGCCGTAGCGGCGCATGACGCCTGGGTGCACGATCACCTCGACTTCTGGATCAGCGACATTGGCCTTAATGCAGACGACCTTCGCCTCTATGAAGTGCCTGAGAAGGATCGCGCGCACTACTCAATGCGAACGGTAGATATCTTCTTCCGGTATCCGATCGGCTGGGAGGAGCTGGAA encodes:
- the groL gene encoding chaperonin GroEL (60 kDa chaperone family; promotes refolding of misfolded polypeptides especially under stressful conditions; forms two stacked rings of heptamers to form a barrel-shaped 14mer; ends can be capped by GroES; misfolded proteins enter the barrel where they are refolded when GroES binds); this encodes MASKLLLFDEEARRAMERGVDQLANAVKVTLGPRGRNVVLEKKFGSPSIINDGVTIAKEIEVENPFENMGAQLVREVASKTNDVAGDGTTTATVLAQAIVKEGLKAVAAGAKPMLVKKGIDAAVDAIVADIAKSSKRVQGKEAISQVATVSANDAAVGKMLAEAMEKVTADGVITIEESKGTTTQLEVVDGMQFDKGYISPYFVTDAERMEVVLDNPYILLYEKKISAVADIIPTMEKVARSGRPILLIAEDVDGEALATLVVNKIRGNITSCAVKAPGFGDRRKAMMGDIAVLTGGQFVTEDLGMKLENVELDALGGAKRVVLTKDDTTIVGGSGKSAAIKGRIAEIKRSIDETESDYDREKLQERLAKLSGGVAVIQVGASTETELKEKKSRIDDAMHATRAAVEEGIVPGGGIALLNAALVLEKLNLPGDQQIGVNIVKRAVEEPLRQIAENAGLEGSVVVDAVKGHKKGHGLNAQTGVYEDLVAAGVVDPAKVVRTALQNAGSIAGMILTTECLITEKKEETPPPPPGGGGGHGMY
- a CDS encoding glycine--tRNA ligase translates to MPATSLESIVSLCKRRGFIFAGSDIYGGLQGTFDYGPLGVELKNNLKRLWWRHNVYERDDIEGIDTAILMNHLVWLYSGHEETFVDPLVDCKKCKGRFRADKLGESVCLLEPGKRPGECGGELTESRAFNMMFKTQVGPVADSESFAYLRPETAQGMFVNFNNVVQSTNRKLPFGIAQIGKSFRNEITPRNFLFRLRELEQMEIEYFVRPDEAVAAHDAWVHDHLDFWISDIGLNADDLRLYEVPEKDRAHYSMRTVDIFFRYPIGWEELEGIANRGDFDLGSHSRDSDKLELQSTVKPNAHSTERLTWFDQAAGKHIVPFVVEPAAGVDRGFLAIMCSAYTEEELPGGETRVVLKLKPALAPVKVAVLPLKKNAAPIVEMAKGIKRDIQTAGEMRAVYDDSAGIGRLYRRQDEIGTPYCVTVDFQSLEDTTVTVRDRDTMEQTRVASADLADWLRQALR